The genomic DNA GTAGTCGTCGGGCCAGGAGAGCCGCCTTCCCAGTCCGATGGAAGCCCCGATCACCGAGTAATACTCATCCTTGAGATCATCCTTGCTGCCTCCATAGTAAAAGGGGTAGGGGTTCCGGTTCATCTTGGAAAAATACCCCGATACCGAGAAAGAGTTGGGCTTCCTGCCCCCGAACCAGGGCTCCACAAAGGAGAAGTTATAAGACTGGTAGACCTGGCCGTTGGTCTGGGCCCTCACCGAAAAGGTCTGACCGTCTCCCGAGGGGATGGGCCTCCAGGCCTTGCGGTCGAACAACCTGCTGGCTGCAAAGTTGGAGAAACGGATCCCCACGGTACCCACCAGCATGCCGCCCCCGTAACCACCCGAAACCTCCAGCTGGTCGGTGGCGCGCTCCACCAGTTTATACTCGATATCCACCGTACCATCGGCCTGGTTGGGAATCGGATTGGGTTCGATTTGTTCCGGGTCGAAATGCCCCAGGTTGGCCAGCTCCCTCACCGTACGGATGAGCTGCTGCTTACTGAACTTATCGCCCGGCAGGGTACGCAGCTCACGGCGCACCACATGTTCGTTGGTCCGGTCGTTCCCGGAGATAATCACATTGTTGATCAGGGCGATTTCTCCCTCGTAAATACGCATCTCAAAGTCGATGGTATCATCCTCCACACTAACCTCCACCGGGGTCAGCTGGAAAAAGAGGTAGCCGTTATCGAGATAGACTCCGTTGACGGCATCTTCATCGATAAAGAGGCGCTCGTCCAGAACGGTCTGATCAAAGATATCCCCCTTCTCGATTCCCAGATACGCATCCAGCAGTTCCGAAGGGTACTTGGTGTTCCCCACCCAGGTGATATCCCCGAAGTAGTATTTATTTCCCTCTTCCAGATTGATATAAAGATCAAGGCGCTTATCCTTCCCTTCCGTAAAGGACACCGAATCGGACAGGACCTTGGCATCCCGGTATCCGTTCTCGTTGTAGAAAGCCACCAGGTTCTTCTTGTCCTCCTTAAAAGCCTCCGAAACCAGTTTGGATGCCTTAAAAATGTTGATGTTCACCTTCTTGGTATCCTTCATCTTTCGCCGCAGCACCGACTGCTTGAAGGCCGTGGCCCCGTTAAAATAGATCTCATCGATCTTCACGCGGTCCATTTTATCTACCTCAATCTCCATCTCCACCATGTTCACCCGGAGGGTATCGTCCTGCAGGTTGATCCTTACCTCCGTATTCAGGAATCCCTTCTCAACGAAATGCTCCCGGATAATCCGTTTGGTATTATCCAGAATATCGTCGGTCACCTGCTGCCCCCTTTTCAGATTGATCTTCTCCAGCAAATCCTGGCTCTCCGATTTCCCCACACCGACAATATCCAGGGTCGACATCCTGGAACGCTCGGTGAGATAGATATCGAGCCACACACTGTCGTTGCGGATCTGACTGGCCGAGATCATGGCATCGGAGAAAAGCCCCTGGTTCCAGAACTTTTTCAGGACATCGGTCACCTGGTCGCCCGGAAGAGTAATGGTGTTGCCCACTTTCAGTCCCGAGAGACTGACCAGCACCTCCTTCTGGATAAATTCTATGCCGCTGACCGTTACATCTGCAATGACATACTTTTTGGGATTTTCGTAGTCCATGACCCGGAGCGTATCGTGCCCGGCCTGCTGCTGGGCCACTGCCTGCTGTGCCACAAGACCTGTAAAGAAGATCAGGAGCGCCGTAAAAAGAAAAGTCCGTTGTCTCATTCCTGCAATAATATTCCTTCTGTTAATCGTTTTGTAAAGCTCTGGACCTTCCACTCAGCTTACCGAATCGTCGCTCCCGTCGTTGAAAATCGATAATGGCTTCGTAGAAATGCTCCTTGCGGTAATCGGGCCACAATACGGGTGTAAAGTAGAGTTCCGTATACGCAAGTTGCCAGAGCAGAAAATTGCTGATCCTCCTCTCTCCGCTGGTTCTGATAAGCAGTTCGGGGTCGGGCATGAACGATGTAGCCAGATAAGATTCCAGTAAAGCAGAATCGACCTGGTCCGGATTAAGTTGCCCGGAAGCTACATCGGCCACCATTGTTTTTACCGCATTGGTGATTTCCCAACGACCGCTGTAACTCAGCGCCAGGACCAGGGTCAGCCCCGTGTTATCCGAAAGAAAACTCACTGCTTGATTCAGTTGTTTATGTACGCTTTTGGGAAGATCAGACACGTTTCCAATCACTAGCAGGCGGACATTATTCTCGTTTAGCTTATTGGTTTCATTGGTAATGGAACGGGTAAGAAGAGCCATCAGACCATCGATCTCGGTACGGGGCCGGTTCCAGTTCTCGGTCGAAAAGGCATACAGAGTCAGATACTCAATCCCCAGCTCCCCTGCAGCCTCGACCACCTGACGCACCGACTCCACCCCGTTCCGGTGGCCGAAGATACGCTCCACGCCCTTCTTCTCTGCCCAGCGGCCGTTGCCATCCATAATAACGGCCACATGCCTGGGAAGGCTGTTACGCTCTATTTGCTCCTTCAAATTCATGTTCTCCTGGTCCCCTAATTCTTTTTCCCTACATTCCTTTTGAGCATCACCGGACCCTTATCGGTTCCCGAACTCACTCGAGCCCCCGGTCCCTTTCCGGTCCGCTACCCCTTTATTTTCAGGGGGTGATCACTGGAAAATCTGAACCAGTTATCGTTCTTGTTCCTCTTGCTGTTAATGTTAATCCTGTAGGTCTTCTCCTGGTATGTAGGACACTCGTTCAAATAATTAAAAATCTTATAAGTGAGGAAAATCCCGGTAAACATATACCAGTCGTTGTTCCCCACCGGGGTCTGCACCGCTTCTCCGCCCGGGTTTGCCACCCCGTCGAGCAGGTCGGTAAAGGTGGTTCT from Bacteroidales bacterium includes the following:
- a CDS encoding isoprenyl transferase; protein product: MNLKEQIERNSLPRHVAVIMDGNGRWAEKKGVERIFGHRNGVESVRQVVEAAGELGIEYLTLYAFSTENWNRPRTEIDGLMALLTRSITNETNKLNENNVRLLVIGNVSDLPKSVHKQLNQAVSFLSDNTGLTLVLALSYSGRWEITNAVKTMVADVASGQLNPDQVDSALLESYLATSFMPDPELLIRTSGERRISNFLLWQLAYTELYFTPVLWPDYRKEHFYEAIIDFQRRERRFGKLSGRSRALQND
- the bamA gene encoding outer membrane protein assembly factor BamA, giving the protein MRQRTFLFTALLIFFTGLVAQQAVAQQQAGHDTLRVMDYENPKKYVIADVTVSGIEFIQKEVLVSLSGLKVGNTITLPGDQVTDVLKKFWNQGLFSDAMISASQIRNDSVWLDIYLTERSRMSTLDIVGVGKSESQDLLEKINLKRGQQVTDDILDNTKRIIREHFVEKGFLNTEVRINLQDDTLRVNMVEMEIEVDKMDRVKIDEIYFNGATAFKQSVLRRKMKDTKKVNINIFKASKLVSEAFKEDKKNLVAFYNENGYRDAKVLSDSVSFTEGKDKRLDLYINLEEGNKYYFGDITWVGNTKYPSELLDAYLGIEKGDIFDQTVLDERLFIDEDAVNGVYLDNGYLFFQLTPVEVSVEDDTIDFEMRIYEGEIALINNVIISGNDRTNEHVVRRELRTLPGDKFSKQQLIRTVRELANLGHFDPEQIEPNPIPNQADGTVDIEYKLVERATDQLEVSGGYGGGMLVGTVGIRFSNFAASRLFDRKAWRPIPSGDGQTFSVRAQTNGQVYQSYNFSFVEPWFGGRKPNSFSVSGYFSKMNRNPYPFYYGGSKDDLKDEYYSVIGASIGLGRRLSWPDDYFTLYNAFSYQRYKVKDYPGLFLVNNGHFNNFSFTTTLGRSSQDQIIYPRSGSNLSLSLQITPPYSLLNPDRDYLNIPDDEKYKWVEYHRWMFKADWYHALMGDLVLMARMQYGYLGHYNDDIGPSPFEGFDLGGDGLSGYNLYGREVIAQRGYPNRSLTPVDENGNKSGNVYTKYTLELRYPVSLNPSATIFVLGFLEGGNAWYSIDQFNPFSAKRAAGVGVRAFLPMFGLLGIDWGWGFDEYPNSDGISGSQFHFTMGQQF